Proteins co-encoded in one Candidatus Poribacteria bacterium genomic window:
- a CDS encoding cyclase family protein has translation MHLDFENVLDLSYVVDEDSPRELPIDPAKIYDQATLEKDGYFESRVDMSGHYSTHMDAPCLMYPGGATIAEIPKEKLTGHAVLMDYSAIKKPNDAVTAEDVKAWVTENGEIPADSIVFMRTGMDRFVYQDNFNREWIGFSEDAAELLVEKGIKVIGTDACSIDSVAGHPPLHDGLPPAHLVFLGAGIPHVEDLCNLSQLPTHFYVVIAPLKLAQSSGAPTRVFAFV, from the coding sequence ATGCATCTTGACTTTGAAAATGTGCTGGATCTCTCCTATGTGGTTGATGAAGATAGCCCGCGTGAACTGCCGATTGATCCGGCGAAAATATACGATCAGGCGACGTTAGAAAAAGATGGCTACTTTGAAAGCCGCGTTGATATGTCAGGACACTACTCCACGCACATGGATGCGCCTTGTCTCATGTATCCCGGTGGAGCGACCATCGCCGAAATTCCAAAAGAGAAACTGACAGGACACGCCGTGTTGATGGACTATTCCGCGATTAAGAAACCGAACGACGCTGTGACCGCTGAAGATGTTAAAGCGTGGGTAACTGAAAACGGCGAAATTCCAGCGGACAGTATCGTTTTCATGAGAACAGGGATGGACAGATTCGTCTATCAGGACAACTTCAATCGGGAGTGGATCGGTTTCAGTGAGGATGCCGCTGAGCTGCTCGTCGAAAAGGGCATAAAGGTCATAGGAACAGATGCGTGTAGCATTGATTCAGTTGCCGGACACCCACCGTTGCACGACGGCTTACCGCCTGCACACCTCGTCTTCTTGGGTGCGGGTATCCCACACGTTGAAGATCTGTGCAATTTAAGTCAGTTGCCGACGCATTTCTATGTAGTCATTGCCCCGTTAAAGTTGGCACAGAGTTCCGGTGCCCCGACCCGGGTCTTTGCTTTCGTATAA
- a CDS encoding inositol-phosphate phosphatase, translating to MPSQFLTVALEAAKNAEEIITSYYTGDIKVELKDDETPVTHADRGAEKVIRETIKRAFPDHGFLGEEYGTQEGTSPYLWIIDPIDATKNYIRKIPIFGTQIALMKGEELILGVSNAPLLNELLYAETGGGAFLNGEPIQVSDVTQPEDAMICHGGLRWFTEKGTFPGAYNLINAAARSRGFGDFYMYHLVASARADVVIEAAISVWDIAAITVIVREAGGKVTDIQGQPVTKDTASLIATNGGLHSTVLNYFQSA from the coding sequence ATGCCCAGTCAATTTTTAACCGTTGCATTAGAAGCCGCGAAAAACGCTGAAGAGATAATCACCTCTTACTACACTGGCGATATAAAAGTCGAACTGAAAGACGATGAAACACCCGTCACCCACGCCGATAGGGGTGCCGAAAAAGTCATCCGTGAAACCATCAAACGGGCGTTTCCTGACCACGGTTTTCTCGGTGAAGAATACGGAACACAAGAAGGCACATCACCCTACCTCTGGATTATTGATCCAATTGATGCGACTAAGAATTATATCCGAAAAATCCCGATCTTCGGGACCCAAATTGCGCTGATGAAAGGTGAGGAACTTATTCTGGGTGTCTCCAATGCTCCCCTTTTGAACGAGCTCCTCTATGCCGAGACCGGCGGCGGTGCCTTTCTAAATGGTGAACCGATTCAGGTGTCCGATGTAACACAACCCGAAGACGCAATGATCTGCCACGGTGGATTGAGATGGTTTACAGAGAAAGGCACTTTCCCGGGTGCTTACAACCTTATCAACGCCGCGGCACGTTCGAGAGGATTCGGCGATTTCTATATGTATCACCTCGTGGCTTCCGCGAGGGCAGACGTTGTTATTGAAGCAGCGATTAGCGTCTGGGACATCGCTGCTATCACTGTTATCGTCCGAGAAGCCGGTGGGAAGGTAACAGACATACAGGGGCAGCCTGTTACGAAAGACACTGCGTCTCTCATAGCGACGAATGGGGGCTTGCACAGTACGGTTTTGAACTATTTTCAGAGTGCTTGA